In the Deltaproteobacteria bacterium genome, TTAGTACGGCGCTACTACGGGCAAAAAGGCGGGGACGATTATATTACGCGGGTCTACGGCTCTGGCACTGCGGATGGCGACCTCCTTGTTCGTATTCGACCAGAACACTGGGTTGCAGCTGATTACAGCCGGATGTAAAACCAGCCAACAACTCTGCAGCGGAGGTATCCGTATGGGTTCGACTCACACTGTTCCTGTCATTGATATCGCACCGGCTCTCACTGGTGATCCGGCAGGAACCCAGGAAGTCGTCCGCCACATTGGTCGGGCGTGTGAAACTATTGGTTTTCTGGTTATTACCGGCCACGGCATTTCGGCGGAATTGCAGGAGCGTGTGTTTGCGGTGAGTCGTGAGTTTTTCGACCTGCCCGAAGAGGAAAAACTACAATACAAAGTCCCGCATACCTACTTCGGCTACAACCCGGTAGGTTCTGAGTACGTGGCTTACAGCTTGGGGACGAAAGCTCCGCCTGATCTCAAAGCGAATTACACGTTGGGACGACTCGACATCGACAGACGTGACCCGTACTACGGCAGCCCGCTTGGACAACGGATCTTTTCTGAGAACGTGTGGCCAACGCGACCGGCGCAGTTCCGCACTCTCATCACAGAATATTACTATGCCACTGAACGGTTAGCGCAAACGATCATGTCGCTGTTTGCCTTAGCGCTGCACCTGCCACGCCACTACTTTGCCGATAAGACCAATAAGAGTGTCGATTTCTGGCGTGTACTCGATTACCCCATACTCCCGACACCTGCCCTTCCCGGCCAAATGCGCATCGGCGAACACACTGATTACGGCACGCTTACCCTTGTAACTTCAGATAGCCCTGGTTTGCAGGTGCAAACGCCTAGTGGCGAATGGGAAAAGGTGCCGTATCTGCCCGGGAGTATCCAGGTCAATATTGGCGATCTGATGGCGTTGTGGACCAATGACAAGTGGATCTCGACCATGCACCGCGTGTTACCTCCTGATACCAAAGCTCAACGCCGCATGGCGCTCACGTTTTTCCTGACTGCAAACTATGACACGCTCATTGAACCGTTAGCAACATGTTGTGACTCTGCTCATCCAGCCAAATACGCTCCAGTCACGGCATGGGATCATCTGGTTGCCAAGCTGCGCCGACAGTTTTCGCAGGACGGTGGAATCGGGTGATCGCACGATCACGCAATTGCTTCCGCGCTTGTCCCTCCACGTAAGAGATGGTAGACGCATGGCATTCAAGGAGGGATCATGCGGCGCTACATTATCGGATTGCTCACTCTCTGTTGTCTTGTTGTGACAACAGGGGCTCACGCGCAAAGTGCAGCCTCGAAGCCCAAGCACCAGATTCGCTTCGGTCTGCAAGCTGCGCAACAACAAATCACGGTCGAAGAACTCAAAGACGTATGGAAGGAAGCCGAAGCGCTCGGCTTTGACACCTTGTGGGTCAATGACCACCTCCTTGCCAGCGTCGGACCACCAGAGGGATCAGAACTTGAGGCGTGGACACTCCTGGCAGCAATGGCCACTGTGACTTCAAAAGTCAAAATTGGCGCGATGGTCAGCAGCAACACATTCCGTCATCCAGCCATCCTCGCAAAAATGGCAACCACGGTCGATCTTCTGAGTAATGGACGCTTAATACTGGGGATCGGCTCCGGCTGGTTTGAACGCGAACATCAAGCCTATGGCGTCGTCTTCCCTTCGGTCAAAGATCGCAGCAAAGCC is a window encoding:
- a CDS encoding isopenicillin N synthase family oxygenase, giving the protein MATSLFVFDQNTGLQLITAGCKTSQQLCSGGIRMGSTHTVPVIDIAPALTGDPAGTQEVVRHIGRACETIGFLVITGHGISAELQERVFAVSREFFDLPEEEKLQYKVPHTYFGYNPVGSEYVAYSLGTKAPPDLKANYTLGRLDIDRRDPYYGSPLGQRIFSENVWPTRPAQFRTLITEYYYATERLAQTIMSLFALALHLPRHYFADKTNKSVDFWRVLDYPILPTPALPGQMRIGEHTDYGTLTLVTSDSPGLQVQTPSGEWEKVPYLPGSIQVNIGDLMALWTNDKWISTMHRVLPPDTKAQRRMALTFFLTANYDTLIEPLATCCDSAHPAKYAPVTAWDHLVAKLRRQFSQDGGIG